The Coffea arabica cultivar ET-39 chromosome 2c, Coffea Arabica ET-39 HiFi, whole genome shotgun sequence genome includes the window CCCCCATTTGCATGGCTTGCCACCGGTTATGGTACAATATTCATTGTTCATAAGCAAACCTAAAATCCAATTGAACGTCCCATCTCGAGTTCATAACCACCCTTCATCATGATACTGCGTCCTTTTAAACTAAACCTTATCATAACTACCTCTCATATCATGATACAACGTTCCACCTTCCATATAAACGCTGAATTTAAAGTCCATTCTCGTACGTCTGTTCGGGCTTTTGATGCCCTCCGCTCAGTCAACAAGAACTACGCAACAAGAGCTAAAGCCAAGGATTCACATGCACTCCTCACCATAAGCTACAAACATAAAGCATTGGTATTGACTGTTCACATAGTAAGCATCTAAATAACAGCCCATCAACTTTGAAGTGACCAGCTATTTCATTTCTTCTATTACATTGCACCAATTTAGCTCAGCTGGCTATCATAAAACAAAAATGTCAACAACCACTTCTCTTAGAAAGAGAAAGCACCTGTAGAAACATCATGCTCTCAAATATTTCTTGGAAGCTTCTTCAGTTCTCTCCTAATCAACAAAATTTTTAGGCCTTTTCCGGATTAAAGGCAGCATATCTAGCATACTCCAGCAATCCTGCAAGCAAATGCCTTCTTTTCTACATTGTGAAAGAGATGCGGTCAAAATGTTAATGTTGGTGTAAAATACTTGGTTTCCGGAGTCATACAGAACACAAGACATGCTAGATCCATGATGCCAGAAAATGCAATGTAAGATAtaattccccaaaaaaaaaaaataaaccaaagCAAAGAACACAAATTTATAAAACTGAGATCCCGTCAGCAAGCATTCTAATTCATTGATTTAACATGCGACACAAACTTAACGTCACCTTGAAATTTAAACTACAGTTCTAAACCTTTTTAAGTCTCCATTGGAGTGCTTGGTCTTTCAACTTCAAAGCCATAGTTCAAACTCTCACCCTCTTGCTACTGCAACCAGGGCACTTGTACTGCTTGATATGCTCAGCTTTTGCGGGTGTAATCTTCACACATTTGCCATGGAACCAtctctcacatatatcacagcAAATCCAAAACTCATCATTTGCATAATTATCCCCACAAGCTCCACAAAGTGTTGCTccctgttcttcttcttcttcttgttcctCCTCCCCACTCTCTTCCTCTTCCTTTGATGACAACTTTGCTCCTCTGGGCTGAGACTCAGACTGCCTCGGCTgctaaaaaagaaaacacaagTGGTAGATAttgaaaacttaaaaaaaaaaaaaagaagaccacTGAGCAGGATAATAAATTACTCAAAAAAAATCTTTGCCTACCATCTTCGCACTTGGTTTACTTTTGCTGCTATTATTGTATGGAGTAGCCTCCTTTGCCTGCTTAACACTCCCAGTAACAACCTCAAACACGGTAGGTAGATCATTTATCATCTGAAAAAGCCGTTTCCTGTCAATATCAATATAAATGCTGAGTAAGAATTTAATTGAGTTGAAATACTAATCCTCAAAAAGTTTCATATAAGGCGACAATAAAGCAATCTCATAGTTCATTGCAAAATGAGCGCAAAagtttcatcatataaaaaaaagaataatataAATGCATCTACCGCATGCCACCGTGTCTTCAATCTACATTGATTTCATCTAAACTTGCAGATTTTACTTTTGTTGCTgaaaaaaaggaacagaactCTCGTTGACGAATCATTTGGAAGTTACAAGCAGAGTCCATAAAAACAATTGTCCAAAAGACTCTATCTACATCTCTAGAAATTAAGTTATAATACCATATGCTAGTCTGAAgaaccaaaattaaaagaaatgtcatatttttttgaaaattatatgtGTTAAACTTAACTAACTTCACGTTGCAGGAAATATAAAATGCAAATGGCAAATACAAAGCAAAAGATCATCCATTATTGCAGAATGTTCAATGCCACATCAAAGGCAGAGCCCATGTAGAAAATCCAATAAAGTAAGCAGTTTCCATAGCTCCAGGTGATCCCTTGAGAACcagaaagaatgaaatgaaatcagACTTCCATATGCAGAATGTCCACTCCATAGCCACAATGTAGGAAAAATAACTCCCACTGGTGAAATCTAGGAAACTTTTTGCAATTCCAAGTCCCCCAAAGATACAAGTACCTGCCACACCTTGCTTATAGAAGCCAAAAAGTTTTTAAGTCTATTGGGATGAAGTCAACAAAAAATACAGACAGTTGGACCCAAACAAGTCACTTTTTGGTGTGGCAGAACAGGCAATTTCAGCCGCAAGCTTTTGAATGACAAAGTTGATAAGGTGTCTTGACCTTGCTACTCTTCTAAGCTGCTGATAAAACCAATGTATGACTTACAACATAATTTTGAGGAAATGACAATGAGGATTTCATTCGAAAAAAATGGAGAGGGAGAAACATCAAGAATACGAAAGGCAATGCCCTTCAGAAAGGATTCTTCCTTTGTCATGTCAATGATTTGGAGGAAAAATCAAGAACATTGTAACATAGCTTTCCATAAACAACTCAAACAATTGGTGTAGTCATCCACCCACaacaaattacatatatataaagttgCACAATATAAATCAACTCTATAAAGTAAATAACATGTAGAAACTGATTGACAGAACAGATTTTACCTTTCACTCTTACCAAACCCAAAGCGAGCACCAAAGTAAAAAGCCACAGAAAGCAACCATGAATCACTGTGTACTGCAACAAGTGATAACCAGTCCTTCTCTTGCATCCCATCCCTTGCAAAGTTTATACCCAGTGCAGGCTCAGGAAGTTCTGGAGGCACTTCCTCAACAGGCAGGTTGACTTCCCACGTCTCATTTGGCATTCCATACAAGCACAAGTTCTCCTTTTCTGAATTCAAAAGTCAACCGATTGAATCAACTTTGTACCAAGGATCCTCTTCTAAATTTAACAACTAAGGATCATTCAGAAAAATCAGACACTCCCATAAGCAAGGGCTTCCAGATAATGTTACATCAAGCACTAGGGTTTTAAATCATTCAAGATGTTCTCCCAAATAAGGTTTATTGATCAAAAGATGACAAGAACAACAACTGGGATGAGAAGAACAAGAAATGCTCAACCAGTTTGAGCTCAAAAAGACACTAAGGTCAAATGATTTTCGAAAGGTTATGTAGGAGAAGATTCCGTCAAATGCGATAACCAATATACCTGTTGCAAGAGTTTGACACCAACAAAATCAGACTACATGGGCTGCAATTGATCGAGGAAGCAAGGGCAGTAAAAAGAACTACATAAAGACGAGTTCTTCCTGAGGAACAACAACTACTAATGACTAAAAACAGTTCAACAACTTATAAGATGTAAAGCTATTCACAGAATAATCAGCTGAATCTACATGATGGCACTACAGCTACTAAAAGCTCCAAACAAGGACAAAACAACCGATAGTCATACTCCAAAAGTCAACCTTCAAACATGAGCTCTACGTAATAGCCACCGAAACTGTCCTTCCAAGGGGCAATTACGAGGTCCACCAAAAATgtgcataaaaaataaaagaagaaaaatcagaaacttAAATCCCCTTACC containing:
- the LOC113731975 gene encoding PHD finger protein Alfin1 isoform X1, with product MESIPHPIPRTVEEVFNDFKGRRGGLIKALTTDVEKFYEKCDPEKENLCLYGMPNETWEVNLPVEEVPPELPEPALGINFARDGMQEKDWLSLVAVHSDSWLLSVAFYFGARFGFGKSERKRLFQMINDLPTVFEVVTGSVKQAKEATPYNNSSKSKPSAKMQPRQSESQPRGAKLSSKEEEESGEEEQEEEEEQGATLCGACGDNYANDEFWICCDICERWFHGKCVKITPAKAEHIKQYKCPGCSSKRKRRHLLAGLLEYARYAAFNPEKA
- the LOC113731975 gene encoding PHD finger protein Alfin1 isoform X3, whose protein sequence is MESIPHPIPRTVEEVFNDFKGRRGGLIKALTTDVEKFYEKCDPEKENLCLYGMPNETWEVNLPVEEVPPELPEPALGINFARDGMQEKDWLSLVAVHSDSWLLSVAFYFGARFGFGKSERKRLFQMINDLPTVFEVVTGSVKQAKEATPYNNSSKSKPSAKMQPRQSESQPRGAKLSSKEEEESGEEEQEEEEEQGATLCGACGDNYANDEFWICCDICERWFHGKCVKITPAKAEHIKQYKCPGCSSKRVRV
- the LOC113731975 gene encoding PHD finger protein Alfin1 isoform X2, with product MESIPHPIPRTVEEVFNDFKGRRGGLIKALTTDVEKFYEKCDPEKENLCLYGMPNETWEVNLPVEEVPPELPEPALGINFARDGMQEKDWLSLVAVHSDSWLLSVAFYFGARFGFGKSERKRLFQMINDLPTVFEVVTGSVKQAKEATPYNNSSKSKPSAKMPRQSESQPRGAKLSSKEEEESGEEEQEEEEEQGATLCGACGDNYANDEFWICCDICERWFHGKCVKITPAKAEHIKQYKCPGCSSKRKRRHLLAGLLEYARYAAFNPEKA